A genome region from Winogradskyella helgolandensis includes the following:
- a CDS encoding lipocalin family protein, whose translation MKRHYWILLILVLGFTSCHFMGPIDVNIERKNVEVNSNDIIGTWKMDKFSYEYLSEIKTDSIVLTFKPDNLFEMNNSQNLFDREINNGTSSGTWEIIEQYDTKKIKLNFNDIKTSKNLEIYKLKENYQLWYFMSDPDTGERIRFLK comes from the coding sequence ATGAAAAGACATTATTGGATTTTATTAATTTTAGTTCTTGGATTTACATCTTGCCATTTTATGGGACCAATAGATGTAAATATTGAGAGAAAAAATGTTGAAGTAAATTCAAATGATATTATAGGAACTTGGAAAATGGACAAATTTTCATACGAGTACCTTTCTGAAATTAAAACTGATAGTATTGTTTTGACATTTAAGCCTGATAATCTTTTCGAAATGAATAATTCTCAAAATCTATTTGACCGAGAAATTAATAACGGAACTTCATCTGGAACGTGGGAAATTATTGAGCAATATGATACGAAAAAAATTAAACTGAATTTTAACGATATAAAAACCTCAAAGAATTTAGAAATTTATAAGTTAAAGGAGAATTATCAATTATGGTATTTTATGTCGGATCCTGATACTGGAGAAAGAATTAGATTTCTGAAATAA
- a CDS encoding ATP-dependent nuclease, with protein sequence MKIFDITIKNFRGIAELQRLKVGEINSFVGKNDSGKSNILKALNTFFNDKFDTNDVFKGIPDGEKTEITLRFTPNEVINSLALDSNSKIQLKKTFEFNTSGKVVKSLTYVCNDLNSADYSNCWGIKESEINAYCASLELDYSRSGRGVTNLSKIELINDNTADLGRVEKEHDASDFLKNLKKQYSFIELPVYSLFDAEQDLNVSSTSFQSQFKPIATESLRNNSALTDQIENNVQTDLETEFSAITTLMQKNVPELERINTSPVCNWGNLVKFDLSLKFSSDNYDIPISNKGTGFKRLLMVAYFEYLAQKTTKQHQIFGIEEPETFLHPELQQDLLTSIIELADDSQFFLTTHSPVFAGSTRDSNIVVVKKENELSTYYNYENEDEILDVVIQELGIKPNYNLLNDNYRKAVFVEGSGDVKFWKVAFEKINGEIPNDILFVPCGGDQVDFFVNAHLCRKINRRFIVVLDSDRGAVDYDAKLANKAQLIEKVEELGGEVMILRKREIENYYSRDAIQRVLGNDYVIPEQFQITDYSDIKEEIKTHILEPSSVNFKAKNNFTVFEEMTQAEWIASSVTVGETNDIQIIINKILE encoded by the coding sequence ATGAAAATATTTGATATTACAATTAAAAACTTTAGAGGAATTGCTGAACTGCAAAGATTAAAAGTTGGAGAAATAAATTCATTTGTAGGAAAAAATGATTCTGGAAAATCAAATATTTTGAAAGCACTTAACACTTTCTTTAATGACAAATTTGACACAAATGATGTTTTTAAAGGAATTCCAGATGGAGAAAAAACCGAGATAACTTTAAGGTTTACACCTAACGAAGTAATAAACTCACTAGCATTAGATTCAAATAGTAAAATTCAATTAAAGAAAACATTTGAATTTAATACTTCTGGAAAAGTAGTGAAATCATTAACTTATGTCTGTAATGATTTGAATAGTGCAGACTATTCGAATTGTTGGGGAATTAAAGAATCTGAAATAAATGCGTATTGTGCTTCTTTAGAGTTAGATTATTCTCGTTCTGGACGTGGAGTTACAAACTTATCCAAAATTGAGTTAATTAACGATAATACTGCTGATTTAGGAAGAGTAGAAAAAGAACACGATGCATCTGATTTTTTAAAAAACTTAAAGAAACAATACAGTTTCATTGAACTTCCTGTTTATTCTCTATTTGATGCAGAACAAGACCTTAACGTAAGTTCTACATCTTTTCAAAGTCAATTTAAACCAATCGCAACCGAATCTTTAAGAAACAATTCTGCTCTAACTGACCAAATAGAAAATAATGTACAAACAGATTTAGAAACTGAATTTTCTGCAATTACAACTCTAATGCAAAAAAATGTTCCCGAACTTGAACGTATAAACACCTCACCTGTTTGCAATTGGGGAAACCTTGTGAAATTTGATTTGTCTTTAAAATTTAGTTCTGATAATTATGACATTCCAATATCTAATAAAGGTACAGGATTTAAAAGACTATTAATGGTTGCATATTTTGAGTACTTGGCTCAAAAAACAACAAAACAACATCAAATTTTTGGAATAGAAGAACCTGAAACTTTTTTGCATCCTGAATTACAACAAGATTTGCTGACCTCAATAATTGAATTGGCAGATGATAGCCAGTTTTTTTTAACAACACATTCACCCGTATTTGCAGGCTCTACAAGAGATTCAAATATTGTAGTTGTAAAAAAAGAAAATGAATTATCTACATATTACAACTATGAAAATGAAGACGAAATATTAGATGTTGTAATTCAAGAATTAGGAATAAAGCCAAATTATAATTTACTGAATGATAATTATAGAAAAGCAGTTTTTGTAGAAGGTAGCGGAGACGTGAAATTCTGGAAAGTTGCGTTTGAAAAAATAAACGGAGAAATACCAAACGACATTTTATTTGTGCCTTGTGGTGGAGACCAAGTAGATTTTTTCGTGAATGCTCATCTATGCAGAAAAATCAATAGACGATTTATAGTTGTTCTAGATTCAGACAGAGGAGCAGTCGATTATGATGCAAAGTTGGCTAATAAGGCTCAACTCATAGAAAAAGTAGAGGAATTAGGTGGAGAAGTAATGATTTTGAGAAAAAGAGAAATTGAGAATTATTACTCAAGAGATGCAATACAAAGAGTTCTTGGAAATGATTATGTAATTCCCGAACAATTCCAAATAACCGATTATTCAGATATTAAAGAAGAAATTAAAACACATATTCTAGAACCGTCATCAGTAAATTTTAAAGCAAAAAACAATTTTACTGTATTTGAGGAAATGACACAAGCAGAATGGATTGCTTCCTCTGTAACTGTCGGAGAAACAAATGATATTCAGATAATTATAAATAAAATATTGGAATAA
- a CDS encoding DUF4062 domain-containing protein, with translation MDKRYQVFISSTYTDLKDERSKVIQTVMEMDCIPAGMEIFPALDEEQFNFIKRVIDDCDYYILIIGGRYGSLSDDGLSYTEKEFDYALEKNIKIIALLHQNPEQIPVEKSDIKPELRQKLEDFREKASTGRLVKFWNKAEDLPGLVALSLSKTIKTYPAIGWVRSNTVGNNEILSEINELRKENNKLKEDIEQAEKTDNNHISISEEELAGLEDTFSFKAGSGSASQEFKMTWGEIFYIISPYLMEHPIDSNVKKYLAIRILEKFEKSTVYATIKEDDYNTMKVHLSSLNLINVKYSKKISGGNGLFWNLTEKGLKTMKELRSVKK, from the coding sequence ATGGATAAAAGATATCAAGTCTTTATAAGTTCAACTTATACCGATTTAAAAGATGAACGTTCAAAAGTAATTCAAACAGTAATGGAAATGGACTGTATTCCTGCTGGTATGGAAATTTTCCCTGCATTAGATGAAGAACAGTTTAACTTTATAAAGAGGGTAATTGATGATTGTGATTATTATATTCTAATCATTGGTGGCAGATATGGTTCGCTTTCAGACGATGGTTTGAGTTATACTGAAAAAGAATTTGATTATGCACTAGAAAAAAACATTAAAATTATTGCACTATTACATCAAAATCCAGAACAAATACCTGTAGAGAAATCTGATATTAAACCTGAATTAAGACAAAAACTCGAAGACTTTAGAGAAAAAGCTTCCACAGGTAGGCTTGTGAAATTTTGGAATAAAGCAGAAGACTTACCTGGTTTAGTTGCTTTAAGCTTATCAAAAACAATTAAAACATATCCTGCGATTGGCTGGGTAAGGTCTAACACAGTTGGAAACAACGAAATCTTATCTGAGATTAATGAATTGAGAAAAGAAAATAATAAACTAAAAGAGGATATCGAACAAGCGGAAAAAACTGACAACAACCATATTTCTATTTCAGAAGAAGAATTAGCAGGCTTAGAAGATACGTTTTCATTTAAAGCAGGTTCAGGTTCTGCAAGTCAAGAATTTAAAATGACTTGGGGCGAAATTTTTTATATCATTTCACCTTATCTAATGGAACATCCTATTGATTCAAATGTAAAAAAATATCTTGCAATAAGAATTTTAGAAAAATTTGAAAAATCAACTGTTTATGCCACAATAAAAGAAGATGATTATAACACTATGAAAGTTCATTTGAGCTCATTAAATCTTATTAATGTAAAATATAGCAAAAAAATTAGTGGTGGAAATGGATTATTTTGGAATCTAACTGAAAAAGGGCTAAAAACAATGAAAGAATTGAGAAGTGTAAAAAAATAA
- a CDS encoding DUF2199 domain-containing protein, whose product MFWKRKKNKTEEFKCSECGKVHSEWPTLTFKSPANYDFLSDKEKTELGKLESDFCEIHYENQIDRFIRVTLSQKVKDACETLEYGLWVSLSEKSYLDYKENYNNPNHETGYFGWLCSNIPEYGDTSSIPCDVMTKSGNDRPEIFPHEDFDHPFVRDYYDGILKPEAENRINEMIKNVG is encoded by the coding sequence ATGTTCTGGAAAAGAAAGAAAAACAAAACAGAGGAATTTAAATGTTCTGAATGTGGAAAAGTCCATTCGGAATGGCCTACTCTGACTTTTAAATCACCTGCGAATTACGACTTTCTGTCTGATAAAGAAAAAACAGAACTTGGGAAATTAGAGTCGGATTTTTGCGAAATTCATTATGAAAACCAAATTGACCGTTTTATAAGAGTTACGCTTTCTCAAAAAGTAAAAGACGCTTGTGAAACTCTGGAATATGGACTTTGGGTTTCATTAAGCGAAAAAAGTTATTTAGACTATAAAGAAAATTACAATAATCCGAATCACGAAACTGGATATTTTGGTTGGTTATGTAGCAACATTCCTGAATATGGAGATACATCTTCAATTCCTTGTGATGTAATGACAAAAAGTGGAAATGACAGACCTGAAATTTTTCCTCACGAAGATTTTGACCATCCATTTGTTCGAGATTATTACGATGGAATTTTAAAACCAGAAGCGGAAAATAGAATAAACGAAATGATAAAAAACGTTGGGTAA
- a CDS encoding tetratricopeptide repeat protein, with protein MRILISTLFILTFTFCSYAQVDYLGEGNSYLNNGEFEKAKETFEAGIKAEPDNLIYQCQLGLTLIQQKEFKTAEQTLEKVLKVDSTNVAAIWYSGIGNFKGGQERNAIERFEKALTLLDENSGQYFSANWFIGKSYSVLLSTEGLTYNETNRMFECYEEYLRLQTNADDAEKIREYVKRKKKRRPSDNVKLWVDM; from the coding sequence ATGAGAATATTAATATCAACGTTATTTATTTTGACTTTTACTTTTTGCTCTTATGCTCAAGTGGACTATTTAGGTGAAGGAAATTCCTATCTGAATAACGGAGAATTTGAAAAAGCAAAAGAAACATTCGAAGCAGGAATTAAAGCAGAACCTGACAACTTAATTTATCAATGTCAACTCGGACTAACTCTAATTCAACAAAAAGAATTTAAAACTGCCGAACAAACACTTGAAAAAGTTCTAAAAGTTGATTCAACCAATGTTGCGGCAATCTGGTATAGTGGAATTGGTAATTTCAAAGGAGGACAAGAAAGAAATGCAATCGAAAGATTTGAAAAAGCTTTGACTTTACTTGATGAAAATAGCGGACAATATTTTTCAGCGAATTGGTTTATTGGCAAAAGTTATTCTGTTCTATTAAGTACAGAAGGATTAACATATAATGAAACCAACAGAATGTTCGAGTGTTATGAAGAATATTTGCGACTACAAACGAACGCAGACGATGCGGAAAAAATAAGGGAATATGTCAAAAGAAAAAAGAAAAGACGCCCTTCTGATAATGTGAAATTATGGGTGGATATGTAA
- a CDS encoding DUF6896 domain-containing protein: MTINIKKTLEIGKVRELLNENETLLFVVTDEKLTRSYVLELQKELPNYVVTRMEWLNKLNIVPSISTKVVLENILEFHNCIELFDKTAHSLMNLLAETFDINLNNSNEVYELKTKRSENQRGEINNEWKYHFHGKSCSFTNTNTEQFLDIQINNGIEFGELDTYYLMKFIQTTESLKKASQILDNKTENMRKVIETLWSFDYLIELPNGINNELILNRNKKPVANTVYN, translated from the coding sequence ATGACGATAAACATCAAAAAAACTCTTGAAATTGGAAAAGTCCGAGAACTTTTAAATGAAAACGAGACTTTATTGTTTGTTGTGACTGATGAGAAATTAACCAGAAGTTATGTATTAGAATTACAAAAAGAATTGCCTAATTATGTCGTGACTCGAATGGAATGGCTGAATAAACTGAATATTGTTCCAAGTATATCAACAAAAGTAGTTTTAGAAAATATACTTGAATTTCATAATTGTATTGAATTGTTTGATAAAACAGCTCATTCTCTAATGAACCTATTGGCTGAAACGTTCGACATTAATCTGAATAACTCTAATGAGGTTTACGAATTAAAAACCAAAAGAAGCGAAAATCAAAGAGGAGAAATAAATAATGAATGGAAATATCATTTTCACGGAAAAAGTTGCTCATTTACAAACACAAATACGGAGCAGTTTTTAGATATTCAAATTAACAACGGAATTGAGTTTGGAGAATTGGACACTTATTATTTGATGAAATTTATTCAAACAACGGAATCACTAAAAAAAGCAAGTCAAATTTTAGACAATAAGACTGAAAATATGAGAAAAGTAATTGAAACATTATGGAGTTTTGATTATCTAATAGAGTTACCAAATGGAATAAATAATGAATTAATATTAAACCGGAACAAAAAGCCTGTTGCCAACACCGTGTATAATTAA
- a CDS encoding 2OG-Fe(II) oxygenase, with the protein MNIINHTEHITEIENFWTPKKCDKFISKSESIGYEPAMVQTESGQKVVESVRNNQRILFTDFELAENIWNDIKEFVNPKLGKSTAIGLNEMFRFYKYEPNQEFKKHRDQSYIRNEFESSYYTFMIYLNDNFVGGETTFGNLKIQPKKGSCLVFFHDLEHEGTKLTLGEKYILRTDIMYRFEE; encoded by the coding sequence ATGAACATAATTAACCACACAGAACATATAACAGAAATTGAAAATTTTTGGACACCAAAGAAGTGTGATAAATTCATTTCAAAAAGCGAAAGTATTGGATATGAACCAGCAATGGTTCAGACCGAAAGCGGACAAAAAGTAGTTGAAAGCGTAAGGAACAATCAACGAATACTATTTACTGACTTTGAACTTGCGGAAAATATCTGGAATGACATAAAAGAGTTCGTGAATCCAAAACTGGGGAAAAGTACTGCAATTGGACTAAATGAAATGTTCCGATTTTATAAATACGAACCTAATCAGGAATTTAAAAAGCATCGTGACCAAAGTTACATACGGAATGAATTTGAATCGAGTTACTACACGTTTATGATTTATCTGAATGACAATTTTGTTGGCGGAGAAACGACTTTTGGGAATTTAAAAATACAACCGAAAAAAGGGAGTTGTCTCGTTTTCTTTCACGATTTAGAACACGAAGGAACTAAACTGACTTTGGGAGAAAAATATATTTTACGAACTGACATAATGTACCGATTTGAAGAATAA
- a CDS encoding RDD family protein, translating to MNENLEKEYILSSRKRRIAAFLIDHFTFTFLIVGIVFLSLGTDFMDENNFNNLTSKMLPTMLIGFLIYFAKDSIKGISPGKWVMGIMVRNENNSNEVPSFGKLLIRNLFLIIWPVEFIVLASSQEKKRLGDKTTKAIVVKNPNKPEKLPRILALIGTGIAFFTFTFLFAGSAMKNSDAYKVAVSKIEQNEEIILETGGITGYGMMPTGNVNISNGNGQAQLEIKVLGYKRDLNVSVYLTKEPNGEWKLIELNK from the coding sequence ATGAACGAAAATTTAGAAAAAGAGTATATTTTATCGAGTAGAAAAAGACGAATAGCAGCATTTTTAATTGACCATTTTACATTTACTTTTCTGATAGTAGGAATTGTATTCTTGTCACTTGGAACAGATTTTATGGATGAAAATAATTTCAATAATCTGACAAGTAAAATGTTGCCGACAATGTTGATTGGATTTCTAATATACTTTGCAAAAGATTCTATAAAAGGAATTAGTCCTGGAAAGTGGGTTATGGGAATTATGGTTCGAAATGAAAATAATTCTAATGAAGTTCCTTCTTTTGGAAAATTGTTAATCCGAAATCTATTTTTAATAATTTGGCCAGTAGAATTTATAGTTCTTGCTTCAAGTCAAGAGAAAAAAAGACTTGGAGATAAAACTACAAAAGCAATTGTAGTTAAGAATCCAAACAAACCGGAAAAACTTCCGAGAATTTTAGCGTTAATTGGAACTGGAATTGCCTTTTTCACATTTACATTCTTATTTGCTGGTTCTGCAATGAAAAATTCAGACGCTTATAAAGTTGCAGTCTCTAAAATTGAACAAAATGAGGAAATTATATTGGAAACTGGAGGAATAACAGGTTATGGAATGATGCCGACTGGAAATGTAAATATTTCAAATGGAAACGGACAAGCACAGTTGGAAATAAAAGTTCTCGGATATAAAAGAGATTTGAATGTTAGTGTTTATCTGACAAAAGAACCAAATGGAGAATGGAAGTTAATAGAACTGAACAAATAA
- a CDS encoding type II toxin-antitoxin system HicB family antitoxin, producing the protein MGIKVKVERTTDGIYWGTTQNIPGVVTADGKDLITLKENLQEALELYLETAQDIDDKKILKLMSEGINLEYQLELSELFNKLKVINKSAFANRIGISPSLLRQYSTKKDIYISEERAKKIEKELHSLGQELQSIRL; encoded by the coding sequence ATGGGAATCAAGGTCAAAGTAGAAAGAACTACTGATGGGATTTATTGGGGTACAACTCAAAATATTCCAGGTGTAGTAACTGCTGATGGTAAAGATTTAATCACATTGAAAGAAAATTTACAAGAGGCATTAGAATTATATCTTGAAACAGCTCAAGATATTGATGATAAAAAAATCTTGAAATTGATGTCTGAAGGTATCAATTTAGAATATCAACTTGAATTGTCAGAATTATTCAATAAACTTAAAGTTATTAATAAATCTGCATTTGCTAATAGAATTGGAATCAGTCCAAGTTTGCTAAGACAATATTCTACAAAAAAGGATATTTATATTTCAGAAGAAAGAGCAAAAAAGATTGAAAAAGAATTACATTCATTAGGTCAAGAACTACAATCAATTAGGTTGTAA
- a CDS encoding DUF3997 domain-containing protein yields the protein MKKILGIAFLLILQSCYFGAGLVEKEITDDYWLFANNTLDEMSIWFNAEKYSNRLIVPETVFALGENGDFIIAKSHPKNLESGIDKSVTYYYIIEVDKKSPEQSPNLTLEQFENKRKELNIPNDLDFDIVYEELQ from the coding sequence TTGAAAAAAATATTAGGAATAGCATTTTTACTGATTTTACAATCTTGCTATTTCGGAGCTGGATTAGTAGAAAAAGAAATTACGGACGACTATTGGTTATTCGCAAATAATACACTTGACGAAATGAGTATTTGGTTTAACGCTGAAAAATATTCTAATCGACTAATTGTTCCTGAAACAGTTTTTGCATTAGGAGAAAATGGAGATTTTATTATTGCAAAAAGTCACCCGAAAAATCTTGAAAGCGGAATTGATAAAAGCGTGACCTATTATTATATTATAGAAGTGGACAAAAAAAGTCCTGAACAAAGTCCGAATTTGACTTTGGAACAATTTGAGAATAAAAGAAAAGAGCTGAATATTCCGAATGATTTGGACTTTGACATTGTTTACGAAGAATTACAATAA
- a CDS encoding type II toxin-antitoxin system HicA family toxin — MDSKSLIKMLKKDGWELNRTRGSHHVFTHLTKNGIVVVPHPKKDIPKGTISSILKQAGLK, encoded by the coding sequence ATGGATAGTAAATCTTTGATAAAGATGCTAAAAAAAGATGGTTGGGAATTGAATAGAACAAGAGGTTCTCACCACGTTTTTACACATCTAACAAAAAATGGAATAGTAGTTGTTCCTCATCCTAAAAAGGATATTCCGAAAGGAACAATAAGTTCAATTTTAAAACAAGCAGGGCTGAAGTAA
- a CDS encoding DUF3997 domain-containing protein: MKKAYLHILILLFTCISCSDRKLGNDYYYLPKYESIDVGYPDSEAIVYKSNQEYVFNDIKIRGDVLEVDFNSKYIIIKRDPLISRDENSGIIEYYIIEKKSDKIFGPMTENDFDKKIVELNINLEFE; this comes from the coding sequence ATGAAGAAAGCTTACCTACATATATTAATTTTATTGTTTACTTGTATTTCTTGTAGCGACAGAAAATTAGGAAACGACTACTACTATCTTCCGAAGTATGAATCAATTGACGTTGGATATCCCGATAGCGAAGCTATTGTTTATAAGTCCAATCAAGAGTATGTCTTTAATGACATTAAAATTCGAGGCGATGTTTTAGAGGTTGATTTTAATTCAAAGTACATTATCATCAAAAGAGACCCATTGATAAGTCGAGACGAAAATTCAGGTATTATTGAATATTACATTATTGAAAAGAAAAGCGACAAAATCTTTGGACCAATGACTGAAAACGATTTTGATAAAAAAATTGTTGAATTAAATATAAATCTTGAATTTGAATAA
- a CDS encoding DUF4365 domain-containing protein, whose product MPKNTNSQKIGSAGHSIAETQIKLSEVWIARNLTEDFGIDIELEFSPTDDEVEGKFIKAQIKSHKKIEIHSGILTESFSKSFLRYVYECRIPIILIIVETSTSNSWYVWIQKWLIDSGNSTNIYDESQNKSMSVQINTENDFKRALKRDLISIASWENKTQLYIAVKDLASLSLRMYDDKLSELLFGYLEELKSANPNDPDYIDLLLNRVIELGTGIWATNEGNKVSQMLFSFLRENGNKINADHISKLVIRGKDCSRTGINALGLLYDNYPEHTASLKLISRFKNFDDPRLFYYCSIRERFLGTKSPSWLNEKNDLNLGKIKTDFSEINTSIFDKWANRGDSVIFDYVYFDGEKK is encoded by the coding sequence ATGCCAAAAAACACAAATTCACAAAAAATAGGTTCAGCAGGACACAGCATTGCCGAAACTCAAATTAAGTTATCTGAAGTTTGGATTGCTCGCAACCTTACTGAAGACTTTGGAATTGATATAGAGTTAGAATTTTCACCAACTGACGATGAAGTTGAAGGTAAATTTATAAAGGCTCAAATTAAGTCGCACAAGAAAATTGAAATTCATAGCGGAATTTTAACCGAATCTTTTTCTAAATCCTTTCTACGATATGTCTATGAATGTAGAATACCAATAATTTTAATTATTGTGGAAACAAGTACGTCAAATTCTTGGTATGTATGGATACAAAAATGGCTTATTGATAGTGGAAACAGTACTAATATATACGATGAAAGCCAAAATAAAAGTATGTCAGTACAAATAAATACTGAAAATGATTTTAAACGAGCATTAAAAAGAGATTTGATTTCAATTGCATCTTGGGAAAACAAAACACAATTATATATTGCCGTTAAGGACTTGGCAAGTTTATCATTAAGAATGTATGATGATAAACTTTCGGAGTTATTATTTGGGTATTTAGAAGAATTGAAATCAGCCAATCCAAATGACCCAGATTACATTGATTTACTCTTAAATAGAGTAATTGAATTGGGTACAGGAATTTGGGCTACAAATGAAGGCAATAAAGTTTCGCAAATGCTATTCTCATTTTTGAGAGAAAATGGAAATAAAATAAATGCTGACCACATTTCAAAACTTGTTATTAGAGGAAAAGATTGTTCAAGAACAGGAATAAATGCGCTAGGCTTGCTTTATGATAATTACCCAGAACATACTGCATCCTTAAAATTAATAAGCAGATTTAAGAATTTTGATGACCCAAGATTATTTTATTATTGTTCTATTAGAGAAAGATTTTTGGGTACAAAAAGTCCAAGTTGGCTAAATGAAAAGAATGATTTAAATTTAGGTAAAATTAAAACCGATTTTTCAGAAATTAATACCAGTATATTTGATAAATGGGCAAATCGTGGAGATAGTGTGATTTTCGATTATGTCTATTTTGACGGAGAAAAAAAATAA
- a CDS encoding ligand-binding sensor domain-containing protein — MKIPFFALLTILTFSLNAQNLFPVKLDNCKTEKFCLDCGDTKAGYDEVEFLKLQDKLNKDLNLQGIKGSVKFQVLVNSKGKACVLSHTDQSKSAISQKIVKELNKFKKWTSAITKGKKEEKSSINLIFTVNDNKISGKIERVDKEAFKKSFDKPNSPEIYNENYEYKNENLENYKMTVWNSKNSNLTNNWNDHISIDKNGLIWLTVSQGLVTFDGIKFKNTEQNISDKGKYFAYYELATDNNNVKWIYAKNNIYSFDNDKWVKYDSTEIGINSAYDIVNNTKTGELFFCSKNGITILKDGKWTKIDKNLFKDLPGDRVSFAKRDSKNRLWIGTYDGTAMIDENNQVTNFEKSSTVLKGKCITSMDEDENGNLYFTLYEFDRKNKKQVNNDEGIAIRDSNGNFKQFTTENSGMPFNHTNCILYDKNEKILWISTDRAGLVRYDLKGGWENYHNENSDIPTSYISTMTFDNSGNLYLATRQGLVKIERK, encoded by the coding sequence ATGAAAATACCATTTTTTGCACTATTAACCATCTTGACATTCTCATTGAATGCACAAAACCTATTCCCTGTTAAATTAGACAACTGTAAGACTGAAAAATTTTGTCTTGATTGTGGAGATACCAAAGCTGGGTATGATGAAGTAGAGTTCCTAAAACTTCAAGACAAATTAAACAAAGATTTAAATTTACAAGGAATTAAAGGTTCTGTGAAATTTCAAGTTCTCGTAAACTCTAAAGGAAAAGCTTGTGTTTTAAGTCATACAGACCAATCAAAAAGTGCTATATCGCAAAAAATAGTTAAAGAACTCAATAAATTCAAAAAATGGACTTCTGCAATAACGAAAGGTAAAAAAGAAGAAAAATCCTCTATCAACCTAATTTTCACAGTAAATGACAATAAAATTTCAGGTAAAATTGAACGTGTTGATAAGGAAGCGTTCAAAAAATCATTTGACAAACCAAATAGTCCAGAAATCTATAATGAAAATTACGAATACAAAAATGAAAATTTAGAAAATTATAAAATGACAGTTTGGAATTCTAAAAACTCAAATTTAACAAACAATTGGAATGACCATATTTCAATTGACAAAAATGGTTTAATTTGGCTAACTGTCAGCCAAGGTTTAGTAACTTTTGACGGAATAAAATTTAAAAATACTGAACAAAATATTTCTGATAAAGGAAAATACTTTGCTTATTACGAATTGGCTACAGATAACAATAATGTTAAATGGATTTATGCAAAAAATAACATTTATAGTTTTGACAACGATAAATGGGTAAAATATGATTCAACAGAAATTGGAATAAATTCAGCATACGATATAGTTAACAACACAAAAACTGGAGAACTTTTTTTCTGCTCAAAAAATGGAATAACAATACTCAAAGATGGTAAGTGGACTAAAATTGATAAAAACTTATTTAAAGATTTACCAGGCGATAGAGTTTCGTTTGCTAAAAGAGATTCTAAAAATAGACTTTGGATTGGCACGTATGACGGAACAGCAATGATTGATGAAAACAATCAGGTTACTAATTTTGAAAAGTCCTCTACAGTTCTGAAAGGAAAGTGCATTACATCAATGGACGAAGACGAAAACGGAAACCTATATTTTACACTTTACGAATTTGACAGAAAAAATAAAAAGCAAGTTAATAATGACGAAGGAATTGCAATACGTGATTCAAATGGAAATTTCAAACAATTTACAACTGAAAATTCTGGAATGCCTTTTAACCATACGAATTGTATTCTTTACGACAAAAATGAAAAGATACTTTGGATTTCAACTGACAGAGCTGGATTAGTGAGATATGACTTAAAAGGAGGTTGGGAGAATTACCATAATGAAAATTCAGACATTCCTACTTCTTACATTTCGACAATGACTTTTGATAATAGTGGGAATTTATATTTAGCAACTAGACAAGGACTAGTGAAAATTGAAAGAAAATAA